A portion of the Candidatus Schekmanbacteria bacterium genome contains these proteins:
- the bchD gene encoding magnesium chelatase ATPase subunit D → MAMNKQIKASRVLYPFSAMVGQENMKLALILNAINPQIGGVLIRGEKGTGKSTLVRALAEILPSIDVVEGCAFNCNPHIFTELCPKCRTDVLEGKGLRIKKTQVKVVDLPLGSTEDRLVGSLDIEQAVKFGKKVLEPGILADANQGILYVDEINLLDDHVIDVLLDVAASGVNTVEREGISFSHPSRFILVGTMNPEEGELRHQLLDRIALHVEVKALDSIDDRVSVTQLRNQFESTPDAFRKKYSVKSSDLKKKIVDSQDLLKEIDIPDRTMMLVCKMCRELDVEGHRPDVMILKTASTIAAYEGRKEMTQEDVKKAGELILPCRIRSLPYGEESSTDELIDQLVDELSQEMEEFMPPSDSDAELESTDEQEEKIEGQIHRIGTPVEIPKQMTKKKADRKMRSGSGKRIKSISSGRKGRYIKHSIPQDDIIDIAFDATVRAAAPHQRSRREKEPSKHALLIKKDDIRRKIRQSKVSSLIVLLVDASGTMGALDRMECAKGAVFSLLMDAYQSRDKVAMVAFRGNDAQVILPPTNGVELARKLLTDLPTGGKTPLALGMMKALNLIKTEKKKDDTIVPLLVLLTDGRANISIVADADPMEEIKKLSEMIASEDIYTVMIDTEVTKKMRFLNFSYGFAKDIAEALGAKYYRIDQLDYQSLGSLITMEKKMAFDQVERQPTVSLR, encoded by the coding sequence ATGGCTATGAACAAGCAAATTAAAGCCTCCCGAGTTCTCTATCCTTTTTCTGCCATGGTCGGGCAGGAAAACATGAAGCTTGCCCTCATCCTGAATGCAATCAACCCCCAGATAGGCGGGGTACTGATAAGAGGTGAGAAAGGGACCGGGAAATCAACCCTGGTCAGAGCCCTTGCAGAAATACTGCCATCCATTGATGTAGTCGAAGGATGCGCCTTTAACTGTAATCCTCACATCTTCACTGAGCTATGCCCCAAATGCCGTACAGATGTTCTCGAGGGGAAAGGCCTCAGGATAAAAAAAACGCAGGTCAAAGTTGTTGACCTTCCACTGGGCTCTACTGAGGACAGGCTCGTAGGCTCCCTCGACATAGAGCAGGCGGTAAAATTCGGCAAAAAAGTTCTTGAACCCGGTATACTTGCAGATGCAAACCAGGGAATACTCTACGTTGACGAGATAAACCTGCTCGACGATCATGTGATAGATGTTCTGCTTGATGTAGCAGCTTCCGGAGTTAACACAGTTGAAAGGGAGGGGATATCATTTTCCCATCCATCAAGATTTATTCTCGTGGGCACCATGAATCCAGAGGAAGGGGAGTTGAGGCACCAGCTCTTAGACCGGATCGCTCTGCATGTTGAGGTTAAAGCCCTTGACTCAATAGATGACCGTGTTTCAGTGACACAGCTCCGCAACCAGTTCGAGAGTACCCCAGATGCTTTCAGGAAAAAATATTCAGTCAAAAGCAGCGATCTTAAAAAGAAAATTGTAGATTCACAGGATTTACTGAAAGAGATAGATATCCCGGACAGGACAATGATGCTTGTATGTAAAATGTGCAGAGAGCTTGACGTTGAAGGCCACAGACCTGATGTGATGATTCTTAAGACGGCTTCTACCATAGCAGCTTACGAAGGACGAAAGGAAATGACGCAGGAGGACGTGAAGAAAGCAGGCGAGCTTATACTCCCCTGCCGTATCCGTTCCCTTCCTTATGGTGAAGAATCTTCAACTGATGAGTTGATAGACCAGCTTGTTGACGAGCTCTCACAAGAGATGGAAGAATTCATGCCTCCCTCTGATAGTGACGCAGAGCTTGAATCAACTGACGAACAGGAAGAAAAAATTGAAGGGCAGATACACCGGATCGGGACCCCTGTTGAAATACCCAAGCAGATGACAAAGAAAAAGGCTGACCGCAAAATGCGTTCAGGCTCAGGAAAAAGAATAAAGTCTATTTCGTCCGGAAGAAAGGGAAGATACATTAAACACAGCATCCCCCAGGATGACATCATTGACATAGCCTTTGATGCGACAGTCCGCGCTGCTGCACCTCACCAGAGAAGCAGAAGGGAAAAGGAACCATCCAAACATGCCCTGTTAATAAAAAAAGATGACATCAGGAGAAAGATACGCCAGAGCAAGGTTTCATCCCTTATCGTTCTTCTTGTTGATGCAAGCGGGACAATGGGAGCACTTGACAGGATGGAATGCGCAAAGGGAGCAGTATTCTCGCTCCTCATGGATGCTTACCAGAGCAGGGACAAGGTAGCAATGGTTGCATTCAGAGGAAATGACGCGCAGGTAATACTTCCGCCGACTAACGGGGTCGAGCTTGCAAGGAAACTCCTCACTGACCTCCCCACAGGAGGGAAAACCCCTCTCGCGCTGGGGATGATGAAGGCATTAAACCTTATAAAAACTGAGAAGAAAAAGGATGACACAATTGTACCGCTCCTCGTTCTTCTCACAGACGGAAGAGCGAACATATCCATAGTAGCGGATGCAGACCCGATGGAGGAGATAAAAAAGTTATCAGAGATGATCGCCTCTGAAGACATATACACAGTAATGATTGACACTGAAGTGACAAAGAAAATGAGGTTCCTGAATTTCTCCTACGGATTTGCAAAGGATATCGCTGAAGCATTGGGAGCAAAATACTACCGAATAGACCAGCTCGACTACCAGAGTCTTGGCTCACTTATTACGATGGAAAAGAAGATGGCATTCGACCAGGTGGAAAGACAACCAACAGTCTCTTTAAGATAA